In the Breoghania sp. genome, GCCCGCGGCAGCCTTGCGAACGTTGCCCAGTGCCATTCTCTATGTATGCGGCATGAATGCCGTGCGCTCCCCCATGGCCGGCGCGATTACCCGTCAGCTTTTTCCCCAGCGCATCTATGTCGCCTCCGCGGGCGTGAAGAAGGGAGAACGCGACCCTTTCGTCGATGCGGTGCTGAATGAAATCGGCCTCAATATCGACGAACACCAACCCCAGACGGTGCAGGAACTGGAGGACACGCATTTCGACCTCGTGATCTCTCTGGCGCCGGAGGCGCATCACTGGGCGCTTGAGCTGACCCGCACGGAATCGCTTGAGGTGGAATACTGGCCGACGGCCGATCCGACCCTTGCGACGGGAAGCCGCGAGCAGATCCTCGATTCCTATCGCATGGTGCGCGACCAGTTGACCGAACGGATCAAGCAGCGGCTGAGATGGAGCGCCGCCCCGGCCGGATAGGCATTATCCGCGCACAATTGCAGGAAATACGGACTTTTTCTCAGGCAGAACGACGAGCCCTGCACCTGTTGCAACGCCGCATTGTCACCGGCATGTTTATGGCCTGTTCACTTTCCACATCCAATCCGTTAGGTTCGCGCGCGAACTACGTCGGAACCGGCAGCCACATCCCCGGTCCTCCGCCG is a window encoding:
- a CDS encoding low molecular weight phosphatase family protein; translated protein: MPAAALRTLPSAILYVCGMNAVRSPMAGAITRQLFPQRIYVASAGVKKGERDPFVDAVLNEIGLNIDEHQPQTVQELEDTHFDLVISLAPEAHHWALELTRTESLEVEYWPTADPTLATGSREQILDSYRMVRDQLTERIKQRLRWSAAPAG